In Colias croceus chromosome 19, ilColCroc2.1, the following are encoded in one genomic region:
- the LOC123700146 gene encoding uncharacterized protein LOC123700146, with product MDFIPKDRFLELYPDTLYQVRKEINMEKPGEMKRAVNLLKEWLLKQPHLIKKDFPDFYLETSIVGTKGSVERAKKQFDKVCTMRTLMPQFFDTYDVKKDLAPYLENSIYLTMLPKLTKEHYRVFATKIIDVFGDSATYTKYFKFCIQMAEYAKNHDYVGSFRMVADLSECNLLDYISKINLLEIRQVMALFMDGYGMKIKGIHFISQSRAIDALLTIFKQVLKPKIAGRMHVHKTCDELHDIIGKDVLPVDFGGHERSMKELFEEWVEILSTEEHKEYIKHINSAGTDESLRTENKFNEEYAGMPGTFRLLTVD from the exons ATGGATTTTATCCCGAAGGACAGGTTTTTGGAACTATATCCTGACACATTGTATCAG GTtcgtaaagaaataaatatggaGAAGCCAGGTGAAATGAAAAGAGCGGTAAATCTATTGAAGGAATGGCTGCTGAAACAACCGCATTTGATAAAGAAAGATTTTC CGGATTTCTATCTAGAAACATCGATAGTAGGAACAAAGGGATCAGTGGAACGCGCCAAGAAACAATTCGACAAAGTCTGCACCATGAGGACGTTGATGCCACAGTTCTTCGACACGTACGATGTTAAAAAGGACTTGGCACCGTATTTGGAGAATTCtat atACTTAACAATGTTGCCGAAATTAACAAAAGAACACTACAGGGTATTCGCTACCAAAATCATTGATGTATTTGGTGATTCAGCTAcctacacaaaatattttaagttctGTATACAA atGGCCGAATATGCGAAAAATCACGATTACGTCGGTAGTTTTCGAATGGTTGCTGACCTATCAGAGTGTAATCTGTTAGATTACATAtcgaaaataaatctattggaGATACGGCAAGTGATGGCCCTGTTCATG GACGGGTACggaatgaaaataaagggTATCCATTTTATATCACAATCCAGAGCAATAGACGCTCTCTTAACAATATTCAAGCAAGTATTGAAACCAAAGATAGCCGGTAGAATGCATGTACATAAGACTTGCGATGAGTTACATGATATTATTGGCAAAGATGTTCTACCTGTGGACTTTGGCGGCCATGAGCGGTCTATGAAGGAACTTTTTG AGGAATGGGTAGAAATATTATCGACAGAAGAACACAAGGAATATATAAAACACATAAACAGCGCTGGTACGGACGAGTCGCTTCGAACGGAAAACAAATTCAACGAAGAATATGCGGGGATGCCGGGCACATTCCGATTGCTGACTGTTGACTGA